Proteins co-encoded in one Nematostella vectensis chromosome 15, jaNemVect1.1, whole genome shotgun sequence genomic window:
- the LOC125560610 gene encoding uncharacterized protein LOC125560610 — translation MLGCIVEDKIPDPKELEIISLVSYLTELHFYSGRNGWTDSMIQLHERLAQTLIIRIEETQGLEMCTISVHNLTHAHEDLINFAASDNYWCAVFERAVKKYVGRSHNCKGLEMTFAKAECRRESLKSLEQAHGDLPIEEKDDKIEGIVKSEDEARKICTASKCEGLLIGSRKPQLQVIELTDNECSRINSILSLPQSVQSASRIASTSGKCFLSNVGFNGLVLSSNDNIIASLEDGECIVQIKRFLLIRYGLDNNHSVLIEGFIKPFNKSSEGEIDVNVWSGFPKVKLQPNDNSVIFSHQSVQRKVMLYKHAQTNLQTVVDYDRQLKDVPRLLVPVYPEKDDMLFIQGEKQGDIWYGRVSSVDLSNKAVEVYFYVEKQQHPNRFVRESFSRQARNTVVFDSIIGIANGHWISGNIWQKSV, via the exons ATGCTAGGATGCATTGTAGAGGATAAGATTCCAGACCCTAAAGAACTTGAAATCATAAGTTTAGTTTCCTACCTAACTGAACTGCACTTCTATAGTGGGAGGAATGGCTGGACGGATAGCATGATACAGCTACATGAGAGACTTGCACAAACACTGATAATAAGAATTGAGGAGACACAAGGACTTGAAATGTGCACAATATCGGTACACAATTTGACACATGCACATGAAGACCTGATAAACTTTGCAGCATCAGACAACTATTGGTGCGCTGTGTTTGAAAGAGctgtaaagaaatatgtagGGCGCTCCCACAACTGTAAAGGATTAGAAATGACATTTGCTAAAGCAGAATGTAGAAGAGAAAGCTTGAAAAGTTTGGAACAAGCACATGGTGATCTCCCCATTGAAGAAAAGGATGATAAGATTGAG ggCATTGTCAAGTCTGAGGATGAGGCTAGGAAAATCTGTACAGCCAGTAAATGTGAAGGATTGCTAATAGGCTCAAGAAAACCTCAATTGCAAGTAATTGAGTTAACAGACAATGAATGTTCTAGAATCAATTCCATTTTATCACTCCCACAGTCTGTTCAATCGGCATCTAGAATTGCATCTACTTCAGGGAAATGTTTTTTAAGTAATGTTGGATTTAATGGCTTGGTCTTATCAAGTAATGACAATATTATTGCTTCGTTGGAGGATGGTGAATGTATTGTCCAGATAAAGCGGTTCTTGTTGATAAGATATGGACTAGACAATAATCACAGTGTATTGATTGAAGGTTTTATAAAGCCTTTTAACAAATCCTCTGAAGGAGAAATTGATGTTAATGTATGGAGTGGCTTTCCTAAAGTCAAATTACAACCCAATGATAATTCAGTCATCTTTTCACATCAAAGTGTACAGAGAAAGGTGATGTTGTACAAGCATGCTCAGACAAACCTTCAAACTGTTGTGGATTATGATAGACAGTTAAAAGATGTTCCAAGGCTCTTGGTCCCTGTGTATCCAGAAAAAGATGACATGTTGTTCATTCAAGGCGAAAAGCAAGGGGATATTTGGTACGGAAGAGTGTCAAGTGTTGATTTGTCTAACAAGGCAGTTGAGGTGTATTTCTATGTGGAGAAACAACAACATCCCAATAGATTTGTAAGAGAAAGCTTTTCCAGGCAAGCAAGAAACACTGTGGTCTTTGATTCCATAATCGGTATTGCAAATGGTCACTGGATAAGTGGAAACATTTGGCAAAAGTCAGTATAA
- the LOC116620154 gene encoding uncharacterized protein LOC116620154 — MPLLEKLKERRAKLTNEIANRLMNSVACPALLYFHCKYSKMDDSIVQEGQSGTSQVNENAQILTDKNDLESKIKDLFGEEVLNAFKREQVVNEMAISDLLERKADATIFQRLSLCYGKAVIFKKEFSFLKRQKASFGAKTSPSPPPKPTMADLQQLNPEMKHLYLTKRKKIGVLAANKWTEFPKFNSPEAKAELDAFAENIEKECGIKEINFGKEGIKKHIQSFCNEQRRYNKKRKRPSYDDDYKIPSSQAIKKEMQSNHSSSDLEESSVDLDREGEQDEHLEQDGSSAGDTEILSDDEMEGSQCPISPKIPKPSTSTSSPEDAKAGDQVEALPLKIKRAVIKSVFGKQLTREVCVDVLKNKFFLKSNALTSLSPSQAIAVLIRKLVSQKYVEFKTPPSQITSINDVNVLKEISLM; from the exons ATGCCGCTGTTAGAAAAATTGAAGGAAAGGCGGGCAAAATTGACCAATGAGATAGCAAATAGACTCATGAACAGCGTAGCTTGCCCGGCCTTGCTGTATTTTCACTGCAAATATTCCAAGATGGATGACTCGATTGTACAAGAAGGGCAGAGTGGTACGAGTCAGGTGAACGAAAACGCTCAAATTCTTACGGACAAGAACGATTTGGAATCGAAAATTAAAGATCTATTCGGCGAGGAAGTTTTAAATGCTTTCAAAC GTGAACAAGTTGTCAATGAGATGGCTATTTCAGACCTCTTGGAAAGGAAAGCGGATGCCACAATCTTTCAAAGACTTTCCTTGTGTTACGGTAAAGCGGTCATTTTCAAGAAGGAGTTTAGTTTtctcaaaagacaaaaggcATCTTTTGGCGCCAAAACGTCCCCTTCTCCTCCGCCAAAACCGACTATGGCCGACTTACAACAGCTGAATCCAGAAATGAAGCACTTATATCTTACAAA acgtaaaaaaataggggTATTAGCAGCAAACAAATGGACTGAATTTCCAAAGTTTAACTCGCCTGAGGCCAAAGCTGAACTAGATGCATTTGCCGAAAACATAGAGAAAGAATGTGGCATAAAAGAGATCAATTTTGGAAAGGAAGGAATAAAGAAGCACATACAGAGTTTTTGCAATGAACAACGTAGATACAACAAAAAACGAAAACGTCCAtcttatgatgatgattataag ATTCCAAGTTCCCAGGccataaaaaaagagatgcAAAGCAACCATAGCTCATCAGATCTAGAG GAAAGCTCAGTAGATCTAGACAGAGAGGGGGAACAGGATGAACATTTAGAACAGGATGGAAGTAGTGCTGGAGACACAGAGATTTTGAGTGATGATGAGATGGAAGGAAGCCAGTGCCCTATAAGCCCCAAAATTCCAAAACCCAGCACTAGCACTTCAAGCCCAGAAGATGCGAAAGCAGGTGATCAAGTTGAAGCTCTACCATTAAAAATAAAGAGGGCAGTGATTAAATCAGTGTTTGGTAAACAACTCACCAGAGAGGTGTGTGTTGATgtacttaaaaataaattctttTTGAAAAGCAATGCCTTAACATCTCTCTCACCTAGTCAGGCAATAGCAGTACTTATTAGAAAACTTGTAAGTCAAAAATACGTAGAATTTAAAACACCACCGTCTCAGATAACATCTATTAATGATGTAAACGTGTTAAAGGAAATTTCACTGATGTGA
- the LOC125560609 gene encoding uncharacterized protein LOC125560609 isoform X1: MWKRSDVSCCNCTEKKYRHVHCPCATCNGRATDRKTEIRHWKEANRAASRSSQRQCSTSAAQDSESFVFEVEDSDSEIEADNFTIEDNLLPNPDTPDTDETDTDDQDLNADNDNDNTNHDANSRHYNPLKRLVVDAVLNALKIQKESGMSIKTFEDILEFGKRLLLDSSSEQVFFDRDILTTLWPKSWSDVQALLKEEGYQDAREYFICFCYKTRPINSDTRIKYTGKYSLMTSKDEVCSNCGNKGVIAYYYLGLQNKVKNWFRDENMCNKMLSHWNEREHWLGVEQSWPIKKEMWDGERWNELQWFWDPNKTWVIPCRCEHCGIPIPAKHLIESQDAVTAGKKLVECPECLESFEHSLKTTNGSPINIALIGNWDGWQAFSSSTRSCGSLEVSIANMKKADRSHTSEVYVVGFVPLSSTPKLQETYDPFLQPLMEDICEGFINGFEVRLPQEPNMKRVRVLLLCWSGDHPGQCEVGKLLNQGKCPCRRCKLVGQHLPMNESNNHMYYGDNRIHYRHKWESRDISLMLTDLYDVEAESRISVRKRMSSEKGVTGISLLHKYLYPLYNFDILKDLTFDVFHTVCLNVVKSQAERILDHELVDKKSLDREIKNFPWPRELKCGRLPKSIQSYNGSLGQWKAEGLQKFSFPMADCVLDSKLESPKEQEIQHLISRLTELHFNSGRYGWTNSMIGAHHRLAWRLNILIEETQGLEMCSISVHNLLHIHEDIIRFSATDNYWCAVFERAVKGYTKTASNCRGVEKTFALAESRREFLKPYSTQEIGEQGKINMKVGIASSIETARMAVFRNDVPSQSFLLGAMDNMTLLERDERIKVAHTLNVPLQKNPQFSFSSKKCFLPDKGYEETVCSSGESVVVMLEQNEIVMKLDKFLSVKDNTESYKLLAKGYLFCNVYTDNGQTVKHFWSGFTYVESNPERVPHFCTADNILRKVIIYSSSDDTSNSVSTVVEYQRHQEKLPFDIIVPIYPEQGDMLLVQGAEVGDVWYGYARNVDYARRTVDVYFFVESPRMPNTFIRETIGHAAKNVVPWNSLLGIADGFWPSPSHWRKAV, translated from the exons ATGTGGAAAAGAAGTGATGTGTCTTGCTGCAACTGCACTGAGAAAAAATACCGCCATGTTCACTGCCCTTGTGCTACCTGCAATGGTCGTGCAACTGATCGAAAAACTGAAATAAGACACTGGAAAGAAGCAAATAGAGCTGCATCGAGATCATCCCAACGCCAATGTTCGACATCAGCCGCCCAAGATTCTGAGTCTTTTGTCTTTGAAGTTGAGGACAGCGATAGTGAAATAGAAGCTGATAATTTTACAATTGAAGATAATTTATTACCCAATCCAGATACACCTGATACAGATGAAACAGATACAGATGACCAAGATTTGAAtgctgataatgataatgataatactAATCATGATGCGAATTCCCGCCATTATAATCCCCTAAAGAGGCTTGTTGTCGATGCCGTTTTGAATGCACTAAAAATACAGAAAGAAAGCggaatgtcaatcaaaacatttGAAGATATTTTGGAATTTGGCAAACGATTATTGTTGGATTCATCCTCTGAACAGGTCTTTTTTGATAGAGACATTTTGACTACTTTGTGGCCTAAGTCGTGGAGTGATGTGCAAGCTCTTTTAAAAGAGGAGGGTTATCAAGATGCTCGagaatattttatttgcttttgttATAAAACTAGGCCAATCAATTCAGACACTAGAATAAAGTACACTGGCAAATATAGTTTAATGACCAGCAAAGATGAAGTCTGCTCTAACTGTGGAAATAAAGGTGTTATAGCATACTATTATCTTGGCCTTCAAAACAAAGTTAAAAACTGGTTTCGTGATGAAAACATGTGCAACAAAATGCTATCTCACTGGAATGAACGTGAACACTGGCTCGGAGTGGAACAATCATGGCCAATCAAAAAGGAAATGTGGGATGGTGAGCGCTGGAATGAGTTGCAATGGTTTTGGGATCCTAATAAGACCTGGGTCATCCCATGCCGTTGTGAGCATTGTGGTATTCCCATACCAGCAAAGCATTTGATTGAATCACAGGATGCTGTTACAGCTGGTAAAAAGCTTGTGGAATGCCCAGAATGTCTGGAATCTTTTGAACACTCTCTCAAGACAACTAATGGTTCTCCAATAAACATTGCTCTCATTGGTAATTGGGATGGGTGGCAAGCCTTCAGTTCCAGCACACGAAGTTGTGGATCTTTGGAGGTCTCAATTGCAAATATGAAGAAGGCAGATAGAAGTCACACCAGTGAAGTTTACGTAGTTGGATTTGTCCCATTGTCTTCTACTCCAAAACTACAAGAAACATATGATCCATTTTTGCAACCACTCATGGAAGACATTTGTGAAGGTTTTATCAATGGCTTTGAAGTCAGGTTACCACAAGAGCCTAACATGAAAAGAGTGCGTGTTTTGTTGCTCTGTTGGTCTGGGGATCATCCAGGGCAGTGTGAGGTGGGGAAGCTATTAAACCAAGGTAAATGTCCTTGCCGCAGGTGCAAGCTTGTTGGGCAACATTTGCCAATGAATGAGTCAAATAACCATATGTACTATGGAGATAACCGAATTCATTACAGACATAAGTGGGAAAGTCGTGACATTTCTCTCATGCTAACAGACCTTTATGATGTTGAGGCAGAGTCAAGGATCAGTGTTCGAAAAAGAATGTCTTCTGAGAAAGGTGTCACAGGGATAAGCCTTCtccataaatatttatatcctCTTTACAATTTTGACATTCTCAAAGATTTAACATTTGATGTGTTTCATACTGTGTGTCTTAATGTTGTGAAAAGTCAAGCAGAGAGGATCCTGGATCATGAGTTAGTGGATAAGAAATCCCTTGACCGAGAAATAAAGAACTTTCCATGGCCAAGAGAGCTCAAATGTGGCCGACTTCCCAAGTCAATCCAAAGTTATAATGGATCTTTGGGACAGTGGAAAGCTGAGGGCCTACAAAAGTTTTCATTTCCAATGGCAGATTGTGTTCTTGATAGCAAGTTGGAATCACCAAAAGAGCAGGAAATACAACATTTGATATCAAGATTAACAGAATTGCATTTTAATAGTGGACGGTATGGCTGGACAAATAGTATGATTGGAGCGCACCACCGGTTGGCATGGCGCTTAAATATACTCATAGAAGAAACTCAAGGCCTGGAAATGTGTTCAATTTCTGTACATAATCTTCTTCACATCCATGAAGACATCATCAGATTCTCGGCTACTGACAATTATTGGTGTGCAGTGTTCGAAAGAGCCGTAAAGGGTTACACAAAGACTGCTAGCAATTGTAGGGGAGTTGAAAAGACATTTGCATTGGCAGAGTCAAGGAGGGAATTCCTCAAACCATACTCAACTCAAGAAATAGGAGAGCAAGGAAAGATAAACATGAAAGTG ggtATTGCAAGCTCTATTGAGACAGCAAGGATGGCTGTTTTCAGAAATGATGTACCATCTCAGTCATTTCTTCTTGGAGCTATGGATAACATGACCCTGCTGGAAAGGGATGAAAGGATAAAAGTAGCACATACTTTAAATGTTCCTCTCCAAAAAAATCCACAGTTTTCTTTCTCATCAAAGAAATGTTTCCTCCCAGACAAAGGCTATGAAGAGACAGTTTGTTCTTCTGGAGAGTCAGTGGTTGTAATGCTTGAACAAAATGAAATAGTGATGAAACTAGATAAATTTCTGTCTGTGAAAGACAACACAGAGTCTTACAAACTGCTTGCAAAGGGATACCTCTTTTGCAATGTTTACACAGACAATGGCCAGACAGTAAAACACTTTTGGAGTGGATTTACTTATGTAGAAAGCAATCCAGAGAGAGTACCCCATTTCTGTACTGCTGAcaatattttaagaaaagtTATTATCTATAGCTCAAGTGATGATACATCAAATTCTGTTTCAACTGTAGTTGAATACCAGAGGCACCAGGAGAAACTTCCATTTGACATTATTGTGCCCATTTATCCAGAGCAAGGAGATATGTTGCTGGTGCAAGGTGCAGAAGTTGGTGACGTATGGTATGGATATGCCCGCAATGTTGACTATGCACGCAGAACTGTCGACGTGTATTTCTTTGTAGAGAGCCCTAGAATGCCAAACACTTTTATCCGTGAGACGATTGGACACGCTGCAAAAAATGTTGTTCCCTGGAACTCATTGTTGGGAATTGCAGATGGATTCTGGCCCAGTCCGTCACATTGGAGAAAGGCAGTGTAA
- the LOC125560609 gene encoding uncharacterized protein LOC125560609 isoform X2, whose amino-acid sequence MWKRSDVSCCNCTEKKYRHVHCPCATCNGRATDRKTEIRHWKEANRAASRSSQRQCSTSAAQDSESFVFEVEDSDSEIEADNFTIEDNLLPNPDTPDTDETDTDDQDLNADNDNDNTNHDANSRHYNPLKRLVVDAVLNALKIQKESGMSIKTFEDILEFGKRLLLDSSSEQVFFDRDILTTLWPKSWSDVQALLKEEGYQDAREYFICFCYKTRPINSDTRIKYTGKYSLMTSKDEVCSNCGNKGVIAYYYLGLQNKVKNWFRDENMCNKMLSHWNEREHWLGVEQSWPIKKEMWDGERWNELQWFWDPNKTWVIPCRCEHCGIPIPAKHLIESQDAVTAGKKLVECPECLESFEHSLKTTNGSPINIALIGNWDGWQAFSSSTRSCGSLEVSIANMKKADRSHTSEVYVVGFVPLSSTPKLQETYDPFLQPLMEDICEGFINGFEVRLPQEPNMKRVRVLLLCWSGDHPGQCEVGKLLNQGKCPCRRCKLVGQHLPMNESNNHMYYGDNRIHYRHKWESRDISLMLTDLYDVEAESRISVRKRMSSEKGVTGISLLHKYLYPLYNFDILKDLTFDVFHTVCLNVVKSQAERILDHELVDKKSLDREIKNFPWPRELKCGRLPKSIQSYNGSLGQWKAEGLQKFSFPMADCVLDSKLESPKEQEIQHLISRLTELHFNSGRYGWTNSMIGAHHRLAWRLNILIEETQGLEMCSISVHNLLHIHEDIIRFSATDNYWCAVFERAVKGYTKTASNCRGVEKTFALAESRREFLKPYSTQEIGEQGKINMKVVTWQLGENQTRPQNRHSESQESQGERVLQALLRQQGWLFSEMMYHLSHFFLELWIT is encoded by the exons ATGTGGAAAAGAAGTGATGTGTCTTGCTGCAACTGCACTGAGAAAAAATACCGCCATGTTCACTGCCCTTGTGCTACCTGCAATGGTCGTGCAACTGATCGAAAAACTGAAATAAGACACTGGAAAGAAGCAAATAGAGCTGCATCGAGATCATCCCAACGCCAATGTTCGACATCAGCCGCCCAAGATTCTGAGTCTTTTGTCTTTGAAGTTGAGGACAGCGATAGTGAAATAGAAGCTGATAATTTTACAATTGAAGATAATTTATTACCCAATCCAGATACACCTGATACAGATGAAACAGATACAGATGACCAAGATTTGAAtgctgataatgataatgataatactAATCATGATGCGAATTCCCGCCATTATAATCCCCTAAAGAGGCTTGTTGTCGATGCCGTTTTGAATGCACTAAAAATACAGAAAGAAAGCggaatgtcaatcaaaacatttGAAGATATTTTGGAATTTGGCAAACGATTATTGTTGGATTCATCCTCTGAACAGGTCTTTTTTGATAGAGACATTTTGACTACTTTGTGGCCTAAGTCGTGGAGTGATGTGCAAGCTCTTTTAAAAGAGGAGGGTTATCAAGATGCTCGagaatattttatttgcttttgttATAAAACTAGGCCAATCAATTCAGACACTAGAATAAAGTACACTGGCAAATATAGTTTAATGACCAGCAAAGATGAAGTCTGCTCTAACTGTGGAAATAAAGGTGTTATAGCATACTATTATCTTGGCCTTCAAAACAAAGTTAAAAACTGGTTTCGTGATGAAAACATGTGCAACAAAATGCTATCTCACTGGAATGAACGTGAACACTGGCTCGGAGTGGAACAATCATGGCCAATCAAAAAGGAAATGTGGGATGGTGAGCGCTGGAATGAGTTGCAATGGTTTTGGGATCCTAATAAGACCTGGGTCATCCCATGCCGTTGTGAGCATTGTGGTATTCCCATACCAGCAAAGCATTTGATTGAATCACAGGATGCTGTTACAGCTGGTAAAAAGCTTGTGGAATGCCCAGAATGTCTGGAATCTTTTGAACACTCTCTCAAGACAACTAATGGTTCTCCAATAAACATTGCTCTCATTGGTAATTGGGATGGGTGGCAAGCCTTCAGTTCCAGCACACGAAGTTGTGGATCTTTGGAGGTCTCAATTGCAAATATGAAGAAGGCAGATAGAAGTCACACCAGTGAAGTTTACGTAGTTGGATTTGTCCCATTGTCTTCTACTCCAAAACTACAAGAAACATATGATCCATTTTTGCAACCACTCATGGAAGACATTTGTGAAGGTTTTATCAATGGCTTTGAAGTCAGGTTACCACAAGAGCCTAACATGAAAAGAGTGCGTGTTTTGTTGCTCTGTTGGTCTGGGGATCATCCAGGGCAGTGTGAGGTGGGGAAGCTATTAAACCAAGGTAAATGTCCTTGCCGCAGGTGCAAGCTTGTTGGGCAACATTTGCCAATGAATGAGTCAAATAACCATATGTACTATGGAGATAACCGAATTCATTACAGACATAAGTGGGAAAGTCGTGACATTTCTCTCATGCTAACAGACCTTTATGATGTTGAGGCAGAGTCAAGGATCAGTGTTCGAAAAAGAATGTCTTCTGAGAAAGGTGTCACAGGGATAAGCCTTCtccataaatatttatatcctCTTTACAATTTTGACATTCTCAAAGATTTAACATTTGATGTGTTTCATACTGTGTGTCTTAATGTTGTGAAAAGTCAAGCAGAGAGGATCCTGGATCATGAGTTAGTGGATAAGAAATCCCTTGACCGAGAAATAAAGAACTTTCCATGGCCAAGAGAGCTCAAATGTGGCCGACTTCCCAAGTCAATCCAAAGTTATAATGGATCTTTGGGACAGTGGAAAGCTGAGGGCCTACAAAAGTTTTCATTTCCAATGGCAGATTGTGTTCTTGATAGCAAGTTGGAATCACCAAAAGAGCAGGAAATACAACATTTGATATCAAGATTAACAGAATTGCATTTTAATAGTGGACGGTATGGCTGGACAAATAGTATGATTGGAGCGCACCACCGGTTGGCATGGCGCTTAAATATACTCATAGAAGAAACTCAAGGCCTGGAAATGTGTTCAATTTCTGTACATAATCTTCTTCACATCCATGAAGACATCATCAGATTCTCGGCTACTGACAATTATTGGTGTGCAGTGTTCGAAAGAGCCGTAAAGGGTTACACAAAGACTGCTAGCAATTGTAGGGGAGTTGAAAAGACATTTGCATTGGCAGAGTCAAGGAGGGAATTCCTCAAACCATACTCAACTCAAGAAATAGGAGAGCAAGGAAAGATAAACATGAAAGTG GTAACATGGCAGCTTGGCGAGAATCAAACTCGTCCCCAGAACCGCCATTCTGAGTCGCAAGAAAGCCAAGGGGAGAG ggtATTGCAAGCTCTATTGAGACAGCAAGGATGGCTGTTTTCAGAAATGATGTACCATCTCAGTCATTTCTTCTTGGAGCTATGGATAACATGA
- the LOC125560609 gene encoding uncharacterized protein LOC125560609 isoform X3, giving the protein MWKRSDVSCCNCTEKKYRHVHCPCATCNGRATDRKTEIRHWKEANRAASRSSQRQCSTSAAQDSESFVFEVEDSDSEIEADNFTIEDNLLPNPDTPDTDETDTDDQDLNADNDNDNTNHDANSRHYNPLKRLVVDAVLNALKIQKESGMSIKTFEDILEFGKRLLLDSSSEQVFFDRDILTTLWPKSWSDVQALLKEEGYQDAREYFICFCYKTRPINSDTRIKYTGKYSLMTSKDEVCSNCGNKGVIAYYYLGLQNKVKNWFRDENMCNKMLSHWNEREHWLGVEQSWPIKKEMWDGERWNELQWFWDPNKTWVIPCRCEHCGIPIPAKHLIESQDAVTAGKKLVECPECLESFEHSLKTTNGSPINIALIGNWDGWQAFSSSTRSCGSLEVSIANMKKADRSHTSEVYVVGFVPLSSTPKLQETYDPFLQPLMEDICEGFINGFEVRLPQEPNMKRVRVLLLCWSGDHPGQCEVGKLLNQGKCPCRRCKLVGQHLPMNESNNHMYYGDNRIHYRHKWESRDISLMLTDLYDVEAESRISVRKRMSSEKGVTGISLLHKYLYPLYNFDILKDLTFDVFHTVCLNVVKSQAERILDHELVDKKSLDREIKNFPWPRELKCGRLPKSIQSYNGSLGQWKAEGLQKFSFPMADCVLDSKLESPKEQEIQHLISRLTELHFNSGRYGWTNSMIGAHHRLAWRLNILIEETQGLEMCSISVHNLLHIHEDIIRFSATDNYWCAVFERAVKGYTKTASNCRGVEKTFALAESRREFLKPYSTQEIGEQGKINMKVVTWQLGENQTRPQNRHSESQESQGERLGYCKLY; this is encoded by the exons ATGTGGAAAAGAAGTGATGTGTCTTGCTGCAACTGCACTGAGAAAAAATACCGCCATGTTCACTGCCCTTGTGCTACCTGCAATGGTCGTGCAACTGATCGAAAAACTGAAATAAGACACTGGAAAGAAGCAAATAGAGCTGCATCGAGATCATCCCAACGCCAATGTTCGACATCAGCCGCCCAAGATTCTGAGTCTTTTGTCTTTGAAGTTGAGGACAGCGATAGTGAAATAGAAGCTGATAATTTTACAATTGAAGATAATTTATTACCCAATCCAGATACACCTGATACAGATGAAACAGATACAGATGACCAAGATTTGAAtgctgataatgataatgataatactAATCATGATGCGAATTCCCGCCATTATAATCCCCTAAAGAGGCTTGTTGTCGATGCCGTTTTGAATGCACTAAAAATACAGAAAGAAAGCggaatgtcaatcaaaacatttGAAGATATTTTGGAATTTGGCAAACGATTATTGTTGGATTCATCCTCTGAACAGGTCTTTTTTGATAGAGACATTTTGACTACTTTGTGGCCTAAGTCGTGGAGTGATGTGCAAGCTCTTTTAAAAGAGGAGGGTTATCAAGATGCTCGagaatattttatttgcttttgttATAAAACTAGGCCAATCAATTCAGACACTAGAATAAAGTACACTGGCAAATATAGTTTAATGACCAGCAAAGATGAAGTCTGCTCTAACTGTGGAAATAAAGGTGTTATAGCATACTATTATCTTGGCCTTCAAAACAAAGTTAAAAACTGGTTTCGTGATGAAAACATGTGCAACAAAATGCTATCTCACTGGAATGAACGTGAACACTGGCTCGGAGTGGAACAATCATGGCCAATCAAAAAGGAAATGTGGGATGGTGAGCGCTGGAATGAGTTGCAATGGTTTTGGGATCCTAATAAGACCTGGGTCATCCCATGCCGTTGTGAGCATTGTGGTATTCCCATACCAGCAAAGCATTTGATTGAATCACAGGATGCTGTTACAGCTGGTAAAAAGCTTGTGGAATGCCCAGAATGTCTGGAATCTTTTGAACACTCTCTCAAGACAACTAATGGTTCTCCAATAAACATTGCTCTCATTGGTAATTGGGATGGGTGGCAAGCCTTCAGTTCCAGCACACGAAGTTGTGGATCTTTGGAGGTCTCAATTGCAAATATGAAGAAGGCAGATAGAAGTCACACCAGTGAAGTTTACGTAGTTGGATTTGTCCCATTGTCTTCTACTCCAAAACTACAAGAAACATATGATCCATTTTTGCAACCACTCATGGAAGACATTTGTGAAGGTTTTATCAATGGCTTTGAAGTCAGGTTACCACAAGAGCCTAACATGAAAAGAGTGCGTGTTTTGTTGCTCTGTTGGTCTGGGGATCATCCAGGGCAGTGTGAGGTGGGGAAGCTATTAAACCAAGGTAAATGTCCTTGCCGCAGGTGCAAGCTTGTTGGGCAACATTTGCCAATGAATGAGTCAAATAACCATATGTACTATGGAGATAACCGAATTCATTACAGACATAAGTGGGAAAGTCGTGACATTTCTCTCATGCTAACAGACCTTTATGATGTTGAGGCAGAGTCAAGGATCAGTGTTCGAAAAAGAATGTCTTCTGAGAAAGGTGTCACAGGGATAAGCCTTCtccataaatatttatatcctCTTTACAATTTTGACATTCTCAAAGATTTAACATTTGATGTGTTTCATACTGTGTGTCTTAATGTTGTGAAAAGTCAAGCAGAGAGGATCCTGGATCATGAGTTAGTGGATAAGAAATCCCTTGACCGAGAAATAAAGAACTTTCCATGGCCAAGAGAGCTCAAATGTGGCCGACTTCCCAAGTCAATCCAAAGTTATAATGGATCTTTGGGACAGTGGAAAGCTGAGGGCCTACAAAAGTTTTCATTTCCAATGGCAGATTGTGTTCTTGATAGCAAGTTGGAATCACCAAAAGAGCAGGAAATACAACATTTGATATCAAGATTAACAGAATTGCATTTTAATAGTGGACGGTATGGCTGGACAAATAGTATGATTGGAGCGCACCACCGGTTGGCATGGCGCTTAAATATACTCATAGAAGAAACTCAAGGCCTGGAAATGTGTTCAATTTCTGTACATAATCTTCTTCACATCCATGAAGACATCATCAGATTCTCGGCTACTGACAATTATTGGTGTGCAGTGTTCGAAAGAGCCGTAAAGGGTTACACAAAGACTGCTAGCAATTGTAGGGGAGTTGAAAAGACATTTGCATTGGCAGAGTCAAGGAGGGAATTCCTCAAACCATACTCAACTCAAGAAATAGGAGAGCAAGGAAAGATAAACATGAAAGTG GTAACATGGCAGCTTGGCGAGAATCAAACTCGTCCCCAGAACCGCCATTCTGAGTCGCAAGAAAGCCAAGGGGAGAGGTTGG ggtATTGCAAGCTCTATTGA